One part of the Syntrophales bacterium genome encodes these proteins:
- a CDS encoding SemiSWEET transporter, protein MDLFINMVGLLAALLSTISMVPQVVKIYKTKNTKDLSLMTFVILSSAIFLWFIYGLLIRAFPIIIGNAIGFILTAFIVMMKIKMDKK, encoded by the coding sequence ATGGACCTCTTTATCAACATGGTTGGATTGTTGGCAGCCCTTTTATCAACCATTTCTATGGTGCCACAGGTGGTAAAGATTTATAAAACAAAAAACACAAAAGACCTGTCTCTCATGACGTTTGTCATTCTGTCCTCCGCTATTTTTCTATGGTTCATTTACGGCCTTTTAATCAGGGCCTTCCCGATCATCATCGGAAATGCCATTGGCTTCATATTAACTGCCTTTATCGTGATGATGAAGATCAAAATGGATAAAAAATAA
- a CDS encoding enoyl-CoA hydratase-related protein, translated as MDYAKYERILTRRDGKVLTLTMNRPEQLNAVDGRLHYELAEIFRDVQHDPETNVVVLTGAGRAFCAGGDLDWLKKISDKVMLGQMLSEGKKIINDLLELEKPIIARVNGPAMGLGATLALFCDIIIASEKAKFADPHVKVGIAAGDGGCVIWPLLVGICKAKELLLTGDAILAGEAERMGLINRAVPPEELDKIVYELAQRLANGPTQAINATKVAINKNVKFFTNLILDTSLALEGHNFYTQDMIEAINAFKEKREPSFKGF; from the coding sequence ATGGATTACGCAAAATATGAGAGAATTTTAACCCGAAGGGACGGAAAGGTTTTGACTTTAACCATGAACAGGCCAGAACAGTTGAACGCCGTGGATGGCCGGTTACATTATGAGCTGGCGGAAATTTTCCGGGATGTCCAGCACGATCCAGAAACAAACGTTGTTGTTCTCACGGGAGCGGGAAGAGCTTTTTGTGCCGGCGGCGACCTCGACTGGCTCAAGAAAATATCCGATAAAGTTATGTTGGGACAGATGCTTTCCGAAGGGAAAAAAATAATTAATGACCTCCTTGAATTGGAAAAACCTATCATCGCCAGAGTAAATGGCCCGGCGATGGGGTTAGGCGCTACCCTAGCGCTTTTCTGTGACATTATCATCGCCTCGGAAAAAGCTAAATTTGCCGATCCGCATGTAAAGGTCGGGATCGCGGCAGGAGACGGCGGCTGCGTGATCTGGCCACTGCTTGTTGGTATTTGCAAGGCCAAGGAGTTATTGCTGACAGGGGATGCTATTTTGGCCGGAGAGGCCGAAAGAATGGGACTGATTAACAGAGCTGTACCCCCCGAAGAACTTGACAAAATAGTTTATGAACTCGCCCAGAGGCTGGCCAATGGGCCTACTCAGGCAATTAATGCCACAAAAGTTGCCATTAACAAAAACGTAAAGTTTTTTACCAACCTGATTCTCGATACTTCGCTGGCACTGGAGGGACATAATTTTTATACCCAGGACATGATTGAAGCAATCAATGCTTTTAAGGAAAAGAGAGAACCATCGTTTAAGGGATTTTAG
- a CDS encoding YggS family pyridoxal phosphate-dependent enzyme, whose amino-acid sequence MERTVKANIEKIRSNIAEAALRTGRHASEIRLMAVTKTVDENHIMEAIEAGVDIIGENYVQEAKRKMEKLGKPIEWHMIGHLQTNKAKYAVGLFDMIHSLDRMDLAIELDRRSKASGHLTKVLIEVNISGEKTKNGVSPKEAIDLIRNVATLENLLVYGLMTMPPWFDDPEKTRPYFVALRKLRDRIIEEQIERVEMRELSMGMSVDYRVAVEEGATIVRIGRDIFGERIPVL is encoded by the coding sequence ATGGAGCGGACAGTCAAGGCTAACATCGAGAAAATCCGAAGCAATATTGCCGAGGCAGCTCTTAGGACCGGACGACATGCCTCTGAGATCAGGCTCATGGCTGTGACCAAAACGGTAGACGAAAACCACATTATGGAGGCTATCGAGGCCGGGGTGGATATTATCGGCGAGAACTATGTCCAGGAGGCAAAGAGAAAAATGGAAAAGTTGGGTAAACCTATCGAGTGGCACATGATAGGCCACCTCCAGACCAACAAGGCCAAATATGCGGTGGGACTTTTCGATATGATCCATTCCTTGGACAGAATGGACCTTGCCATTGAGCTCGACAGAAGGTCAAAAGCCTCAGGGCATCTCACCAAGGTCCTGATCGAGGTCAACATAAGTGGGGAGAAAACGAAAAATGGCGTTTCCCCGAAAGAGGCGATTGATCTGATCCGAAATGTGGCTACCCTTGAGAATCTGTTGGTTTATGGACTGATGACCATGCCTCCCTGGTTTGATGATCCCGAAAAAACAAGGCCGTATTTTGTGGCCCTGCGGAAATTGAGAGACAGGATTATTGAGGAACAAATTGAGCGCGTGGAAATGCGGGAACTCTCCATGGGGATGTCAGTAGACTACCGGGTGGCTGTCGAAGAGGGGGCGACGATCGTAAGGATTGGAAGAGACATCTTCGGGGAAAGGATTCCGGTTCTTTAA
- a CDS encoding sugar phosphate nucleotidyltransferase translates to MTDSQFDKPLSQELKEQTGLLEKNFKETLIEDEELHKILMINSPIGIYVVQNGRFKFVNQKFKEYSGFSEEELLGREALSLIHPEDRERVRQNAILMLKGKTSALRTAPRTILSKSSLKNLKFLSEKSNQQEERLPLMYAVIMAGGKGTRFWPRSRESKPKHLLDIISEKTIIQETVDRIRPLVPVENILIVTGRSHADELMRQLPEIPRENIIVEPVGRNTAPCIGLAALHIKKKAGEDVMVVLPSDHLIADEERFLHTLVVAAKMAQQGDYLLTIGIKPTGPETGYGYIEQGDLKATIGGEDIYEVRSVREKPSFELAKTFLEDGGFFWNSGMFIWKVSTILEAIKQWLPDLYRGLLHIESAVGTDREGDITEQVYREIVPISIDYGVMEKANDVLLLKGEFRWNDLGSWDALWEIADKDERGNVIWRRENFIGVDTRNSLIYSPQKLVVLVGVEDLLVIETEDSLLICKRGSSQNVKTVVKTIEAKNMREYL, encoded by the coding sequence TGATGATCAACTCCCCGATCGGCATCTATGTAGTCCAGAATGGTAGATTTAAGTTCGTGAACCAAAAGTTTAAAGAATATAGTGGTTTCAGCGAGGAAGAATTATTGGGCAGGGAGGCCCTAAGCCTCATCCATCCTGAAGACAGGGAAAGGGTCAGGCAAAATGCCATCCTGATGCTGAAGGGAAAGACTTCGGCATTACGGACGGCGCCGAGAACGATTCTTTCAAAAAGCAGTCTTAAAAATTTAAAGTTCCTTTCCGAAAAATCCAATCAGCAGGAGGAAAGATTACCCCTAATGTATGCAGTGATCATGGCCGGTGGCAAGGGCACACGGTTCTGGCCGAGAAGCAGGGAGTCGAAGCCAAAACATCTATTAGACATCATCAGTGAAAAGACCATCATTCAAGAAACAGTGGACAGGATAAGACCTCTCGTTCCGGTGGAGAACATCCTGATCGTCACAGGTCGAAGCCATGCCGATGAACTGATGAGACAATTGCCCGAAATTCCAAGAGAAAACATTATTGTTGAACCAGTGGGCAGAAATACCGCCCCCTGTATCGGTCTCGCAGCGCTGCATATCAAAAAAAAGGCCGGGGAAGACGTCATGGTAGTTCTGCCGTCAGATCACCTGATTGCCGATGAAGAACGTTTCCTTCACACCTTAGTCGTTGCTGCCAAGATGGCACAGCAGGGAGATTATCTCCTCACCATCGGCATCAAACCAACCGGGCCGGAAACCGGTTATGGCTACATCGAACAGGGTGATTTGAAAGCCACCATAGGAGGAGAAGATATTTATGAGGTCAGGTCTGTCAGGGAAAAACCCTCTTTTGAATTGGCAAAGACTTTTCTTGAGGATGGTGGTTTCTTCTGGAATAGTGGTATGTTTATCTGGAAGGTCTCCACAATTCTTGAGGCCATTAAACAATGGCTTCCCGATCTCTACCGAGGTCTTCTCCATATAGAAAGTGCCGTGGGGACAGACAGGGAGGGTGATATTACCGAACAGGTGTACCGAGAGATCGTCCCTATTTCCATTGATTATGGTGTCATGGAAAAGGCCAACGATGTCCTCCTCCTCAAGGGGGAGTTCAGATGGAACGATCTGGGGAGTTGGGATGCCCTTTGGGAGATAGCGGACAAAGACGAAAGGGGAAATGTGATATGGAGACGGGAAAATTTTATCGGCGTGGATACCAGAAATTCCCTCATCTATAGCCCCCAAAAACTGGTTGTCCTGGTGGGGGTGGAAGACCTGCTGGTAATAGAGACGGAAGATTCCCTCCTGATCTGTAAAAGAGGCTCTTCACAGAACGTCAAGACGGTGGTGAAAACCATCGAGGCAAAAAACATGAGAGAATATCTGTAA
- a CDS encoding Maf family protein, which produces MGIVAAGRFILASASPRRIELLKLTGLHFEVIPGCVNETYLKGETPGEHVLRLSEDKVRVIASRHPDAWVLGADTIVIIHGEILGKPRTTAEAKEMLGKLSGQEHRVFTGFTIERKTIDVLIRNVVESLVIFKEIPEDELAWYVRSDEPYDKAGGYAVQGMSALFIREIHGSYTNVMGLPLCEVVEVLKSIGAIEFS; this is translated from the coding sequence ATGGGGATCGTCGCTGCGGGAAGGTTCATCTTAGCCTCTGCCTCCCCCCGTAGAATTGAGCTTTTGAAACTTACGGGATTACACTTTGAGGTCATACCAGGTTGTGTAAATGAGACATACCTGAAGGGCGAAACCCCGGGGGAACATGTTTTAAGGCTATCAGAGGACAAGGTACGGGTCATTGCCAGCCGACATCCCGACGCCTGGGTACTGGGAGCAGATACCATTGTCATCATCCATGGTGAAATATTGGGCAAACCCAGGACAACTGCTGAGGCAAAAGAGATGCTGGGCAAGCTCTCCGGACAGGAGCACAGGGTCTTTACCGGTTTTACTATCGAAAGGAAAACAATAGACGTTCTCATCAGGAATGTTGTCGAATCTCTGGTAATTTTTAAGGAAATCCCGGAGGACGAACTGGCGTGGTACGTAAGATCGGATGAACCGTACGACAAGGCAGGGGGATATGCCGTCCAGGGGATGAGTGCTCTTTTTATTAGGGAGATCCATGGTTCCTATACGAACGTTATGGGTCTTCCCCTCTGCGAGGTTGTGGAAGTACTGAAAAGTATCGGGGCTATTGAATTTTCCTAA